tctccccatagattttgcggtgacgtagtgtccccatgagtaacagaacactgagccaatcacggcgcaactagggaacattaccaacccctacgctccgtattttctgctggctgccccaccaccacagaaagcactgagctaacacctgcattttggagctgccttactcaagaaagcaaaaaagagaacatgtttgtatgtggctttattaactcaatgatttgttttgtttgcaaactgatatgtgacacgtattcataccaaaataacatgcaaaacaggctaaACAGGTGGGACTCTGCCACTGAGTTGAGCAATGGTCAAACTTTTTGGAATCCGTCAAGCCTCAATCAGAAGTGGAAGTGTGTGTTCCATTGCAGTGTCAGTTGAGGTGTTACACAACACATTGATTTACCAGCTCCTCTATATGCAATGAGCAGATTTTCTTTTGCTTAGTGCTTTTCTGTGCATTTGTTGATCAATTATTCAGTCAGCAGAGAACTGATTATTTTAAAGGGGTTTAAACCTGTTAATTCTGAACGTTGGTTATAAATATCCCCTTTTCTACGTGTTTTGGATAGGACACAAATGAACACCTCCTTTCAGCAACCTTACACCAACTGGCATGTGAGATGCATTTCATTTGCACACCAGCTGTCCCTCATGTAGATTTTAATAGAGTCATTTTGCATCAGCCATGTAAGAGAACTTTAAACTGTTACTGTTTCCTTGAATTTAAAAACATACGTTTCTgacattttctctttctttcttacaATTTGTCCTAGAATCAACTCTTGACCAAAGGCCTGTCACATATTCTGGAGAAGATTAGACTTTATGAGGGTAAGTGTACCATCTGCGCCATGAAACGTTGCAAACAATTTGGCTAGTTTGCATTTACATTTAAGGAAGTTACTTTGTTCACAGAGAGATGGTCAGGGTATTTTCCCAAGGTCTTATTCTTGGGACGCATTCCTCAGTTGGAACTGATTGATGACAGGTATCTACTGTAACCGCTTGTGTTTTTACCCTATTAAACCTCTCATAAGGACACAGAGGAATGAGAGTGAGATCTGAGCCTCATGTAAAGAGAGTTTATTTGTAACTGACCACCTCGATTCGGTCTTTTGCAGCATACAGCATTATGTGTAATAGCAATTCAATAGTAAAAATCCTTATCCATGAGCCATATTGATTTCCACCTGTCCAATGCTTTCAGACTCAGGGGACGAATACTCTGTGACAGGACTTTGATCTGTTTCATTTGTCACAGTGTCATCTAATGCTGGTTCATttgtccctccctttctcctcaggTGACAGTCAACTCCTTATCCTGTCCGAGATGTGGATCAGGTTCTTCACTGCGATCTTGCCCACGCTCCAGGCTATATTCTATCCTGTTCAGGTACTGCCAACATACAGCCCGTCCTTTCGCCGAGACTTTAAACCGACTGCCTGACCCTCAGTGATCAGTACAAATCCCATGGCACTTGGTTTATACAGTAGGGGTGTTATTAATCCTGCCGTCCTGGCTTAATTCCGAAACTCGCTGCTCATTCTACCGCACACAGCCAGATAGGGACAATCCTCTCCTGCCCCTGTCAGTGTAGGGTGagaaatctctttctctctctctctccttccctctctcaattACAGCCTCTGCTTTTTGCCGTACTCTTTCGTTTATTTGGCATCTTGAAGTCCTCCCAGCCCTTTACTGCAATGTTGCCATCTAATTTCATCCCTCATGAACATCATTAgtttatgtgtgttttttttcctgtGTGAGTGCAGGGTCAGGAGCTTACCGTCAGACAGATGGCTCTACTGGGCTTCAGAGACCTGGTTCTGTTGAAGCTCTCCCTAGAAGACCTACTGCCCATTGCCACAGTCCCCCCAGCCATCACACAAATGCTGCTGATTCTGCAGGTAAGCTTACTTCTACACCAGTCATTAATCTGGACATGTAGACACTTTATGTGACAATTGTCACCACATATAGTAGAATAATAATAGTTAGTACATGTAGCTTCTAAACCCCTTTGGGTCAGTTGCAGTGAAAGCTGAAGCACTACATGGCAAATCAGAGCCTGGCTCTGTGGCAAATGAACATAACATTATCTCACATCGTAAGGTGAAGTTAATGCAATAGGGTTCAAAGTGAGGCCTCTGTGTCAACTGTCTGTGTTGAGCACCATCCCATGCTTACTCACAGTGTATCTGTCCATGTTTCTGTCATTGTATCTATCCACagggcatccatgagtctaacgGGCCCAGTCAAGAGTACTATCAGCTAGAGGGATTGGTCGAGACAGTCATCTCGCCTTACCTGGGTAACGTCCTCCACGTTAGCAACATCAACCGCTTCGTAGGTGAGTGGCCTGGGTCACAACAGAACATAGTATAAGCTTTGGTCCCACGCTTTATAGTAAGATTAAGTGTTTTTTTCTTTCCCTAATCATATTGTATTTTGAACAATAATGAACAGTTAATAAAAGAGTAAAATAGTACTTGTTTTCAAAAGAAGCATTAACAGCAATTTGAcccgttttttttttaataagaaggAGAATGTGTGATCCCTTTTACCGTGGCCCCCAGGGCTCTATGAGGGGAAATAAGCCTTGAAAACCCTAACTAGGCTTCTATGGCATGACAAATCACATAAACCACATAAAAAACATCACCAGAGCCTGCAAATCTGCATTTGATCACATTTCTTATCCCACTGGCCTGGAACTGGCTAGCACACACACTTTCTTTAATGCACTTTTACTCCCCTTCCCCAGTGTAGTTGTTTCTATGATTGCCATTACAGTCAGCCTGATAAATTCAATGGCTTGGGATGGTCGTGACGTCATGCACTAAACTAGAGCATGCAGATATCCCAGAGtaattaaaggcccaatgcagcagtttttatatcaatatcaaataatttcagggtatcaattaagtaccttactgtaatagattcccattaaaataggcaaaaatagcttttgggagtggtctgagtgggaaagggaaaaccagctgttattggcagagaggtttggaactctctttgttattggtctattaaccaatttacagcacggtgatgtcacaatggaatgccaaaactcccgcccatgcaaaTCTGCTGATTATAAGGTCCTgtgtaaattatattttaaatcaGCAACTACAGTGCCAGCTAACTACAACTACAGTGCCAActacagtattcacaccccttgactaaagtaatactgcaaaaaaatgtgatatagcactttctgtcctgaatacaaagtgttatgtttgaggcaaatccaatacaacacattattgagtaccactctccatattttcaagcatagtggtacagtagctgaatcatgttatgggtgtgcttgtaattgttatgtttttctggatgaaaaataaattgaatagagctaagcacaggcaaaatcctagaggaaaatctggttgagtctgctttccaccatacactgggagatgaattcagtTTTAATAGATGACTCTAATTTCCTGAAGGCACAGGAAATAGcacttataaaaaaaatattttgcactgttagtttcatcagctgttgtacaatatgatagaAAAAAACTGTAAATAAACATAATTTTGACTACTGGGCCTTTAACAATTGTTCTTGAATTAGGACTGGTGAACTGCTTTGCATTGCATTTATCCAATGCATACTTATCAGGAGTCGACTGTATTACTTTCAAACAATAGCAGAGAATTACTCAAACAGGtgttttcctcttcttcttcctataTCCCTAGAATGCCGTGCACCACTTTCCAGGTTAAGAGGAGTGGCACAACCAGAGATCACTGTTACTCATCATCATGCCTCAGACTCCTCCTCTCTGGCTCCCCTAGTGGAGCAGGAGGGGGAATCCTACCTGGAGAAGGTGGGAGGAGTCCGACGCCACACAGTGGCCAATGCACACTCCGACATACGGCTGCTCTCAGCTTCTGGCAGGATGCAGCCTGGGATGGAGGAGGACAGTGGTGGCGGTGGTGGGAACGGGATGGCAGGCAACGGCATGCGGCCCAGGCCTTTCTCCAGCTATCCAGACATCCTGGAATCCCCACTGGGAGTGGTGGGGCCCTTCAGAAAGCAGAGATCGACTGAAATCAGCTGCCATCCTCCCAGCTAACCAGTGATAGCGGCTGGAGACCGTTGTTGTTATTGATTCCTGGAAACTGAGGGGATAAAAACCATCTCTGAGTGCGAGCAGGGTGGTTGGGTGGAGTCTATGTCACCCAAGGGCTTTCCCTCCTCTGTGCTCAGATgccaaaatgtggaaacagttgATTGTTTCCGTACATCTCTGTTTCCCTACGTGCCAACACGTCAGATCTATTCACATGATTTTATTCCTGGGACGCATTCCTCGGTTGGAACTGATTGATGACAGGTATCTATCGTAACAGCTCGTGTTTTTACCCTATTTAACCTCTTATAAGGACACAGAGGAATGGCAGTGAGATCTGAGCCTCATGTAAAGAAAGTATATTTGTGGCTGACCGCCTCGATTTGGTCTTTTggagcaacatttttttttattttttattttttacattagataaaagttGACTCCGTAGACTCACAGCTAGAAAAACTGTATATCACACACTGCAGCTGAGGAacaaatgggaaagtaattctgctttgaaagttgaaaaacttgtaaccccacttttgagaaaatggcccttgaatgtttggtACACCTACATGAAGAGCTCTTCTTattctacacccattcagcatcgttcacaccctcttaagacttagccccacccatctctttcacGTGTGAGGcaatgtgctaaacagtgagtatgGTGGTGTACAacaaaagatttcaagactaaaggctggtttatactacttctatcgacatgtctgtatacagttgtcacagtgacatcatgaacattctattgtcgtccgacatcaaacttgtcgttgtcgtTCTGAAAAATTATTAACAAAAAaatgacaggctgcatgacatcagcagcctggggGTCCAAAACTGATAACTGATGACTCATAACTGGTGCGtattaacaccaataaacccatccgtttaaaaattaaaagcaactttctaaacaatgtttttggtttgtttctagcttgttagaaggtgtaaatggtacagtgaaatggttacttgaaaagtggagtcttttgtttagacatgtagctagctagctagctaaacaattaaccataatcccaactcataatgttactaccctgcatgaatctacaggtagatAAAGCTAACCATCTAGCTGggttcaatgctagctagctagctaacattaggctataactagcaatacaaatggctctgagatatgaataacattactacacagatTATACATGTAACATTAACTTGCAAGCCagccagacagctaacgttagctagctagctaacagtaagctttaacttgcaatgaaaatgactttctgacaaaatatatctgaaaatgtagctagctacatggatGAACGTTTCTCcatctctgtcacggatgccaagcttgcccttagtttgaagatgtaatccagacagGTGCTTTAAACAACAGCCttatgtgttctcttttcgaccgCCGCCGCATTTGCAATCATACGCCTAAATCTCCTtggctatcatactctgcttccaccggtcattccactgatttcaaaactcggtcctccagaaagtggagagccttAGCAATATTTGTGCAGTTCTTCATgacatctttcaaaaaagccactttcgaaaggattacctacacatactacgCAGCTCATGATATAGACAGAAGCGTACTACATGGCAGACCATTCTGAActtatctctcggcatgtccagcacatccattatctcagccaatcacggcTAGCAAGAAGGTTCccctctttttctgtggctaaaccaactaggctcgtaatttaacaattttgtttgtatttaaagatggcatacaagtttgtctttaaggcacatgaaagttcacatgttccagaaggcatttctgccaaaaactgcatttttataaaaaataaaaaaatatgttcaaatgcctctcctgtgaagttgtgacgaGCGGcttacacctagtttcctgaaacgagcaACATTGCACTGTGTAAGAGTCACCATTGCGAGGAATGTCTATGCTGCTGAGTTAACACAAAAGACAAACCCTTCGGTAACATGGGGTGTAAGGGATTAGGGACTGAAACCGCAAAGCCCTTTCTGCCAGTGATGTAGTACTCCAAACCGGTCTGGAGACCACATACTccagaccacatattgagtgtctcggtcttgtctcggATACATTTTTACTCGGTCTTGACTCAGTCTGGGACAG
This portion of the Salvelinus sp. IW2-2015 linkage group LG4q.1:29, ASM291031v2, whole genome shotgun sequence genome encodes:
- the prr5l gene encoding proline-rich protein 5-like, with amino-acid sequence MMGSFRRPRPRFMSSPVLTDLACFHASSVGQQLSNTSVWNSVQTAVIKVFQGGGLQANELYTLNESIRWLLKTELGSFITEYFQNQLLTKGLSHILEKIRLYEGDSQLLILSEMWIRFFTAILPTLQAIFYPVQGQELTVRQMALLGFRDLVLLKLSLEDLLPIATVPPAITQMLLILQGIHESNGPSQEYYQLEGLVETVISPYLGNVLHVSNINRFVECRAPLSRLRGVAQPEITVTHHHASDSSSLAPLVEQEGESYLEKVGGVRRHTVANAHSDIRLLSASGRMQPGMEEDSGGGGGNGMAGNGMRPRPFSSYPDILESPLGVVGPFRKQRSTEISCHPPS